In one window of Candidatus Binatia bacterium DNA:
- a CDS encoding MYXO-CTERM sorting domain-containing protein yields MRQQVQPQQARRNGIRKPSLLTAMTCAGIWSFFALPALGVVTIRVTTSDAFTGGDGAPPEAATMTVRLERENSSEVATTVNFDLIFRTAQFDLSGACEDESPCQLSETCPNGGTCRFVPVRCQKDPRLADHLLEVVPPDFQNVPAGEYRLRFALVTTTFSNPLPVIDDGVLLTCSLPPQASASPGPQVISYQRLQVADNQLPAREVPSQIVLQLGQIVAGARKTATPTPSPTPTATGPTATPTGTLATETPTPTQSLTPGTPIPRTPCPSPRPAPGGPAVYAEDVVLAASGPVTVTVKLAAGDRQIVATQNDLALTGGIRIDAGTGGRPDCTVNPELNKNGSTFGFLPPGCSGDACTGIRAVVVSLDNVDPIPDGAVLYTCRATLTDVEARVDVTGVVGSDANGDPVPGVGSRDGFICVEPPPTPTPTVTNTATPQPPSPTATVTSPAATRTATPTGTGTIGTPTSTRTLGSPTATRTATGPAPSEGGNGCDCNVAGTPGAGWSSAWLLLPALFLRWRRRRLGVA; encoded by the coding sequence ATGAGGCAGCAAGTGCAGCCGCAGCAGGCTCGCAGAAACGGGATACGGAAGCCAAGCCTTTTGACCGCGATGACTTGTGCTGGCATTTGGAGCTTCTTTGCCTTGCCGGCACTAGGGGTGGTCACGATTCGTGTCACCACATCCGATGCGTTTACGGGAGGGGATGGTGCTCCGCCCGAGGCGGCAACCATGACAGTACGTCTGGAGCGGGAAAACTCGAGCGAGGTGGCAACGACCGTCAACTTCGACCTGATCTTTCGCACAGCGCAGTTCGATTTGTCCGGAGCATGCGAGGATGAGTCGCCGTGTCAGCTTTCAGAGACGTGTCCCAATGGAGGAACGTGCCGCTTCGTTCCAGTTCGATGTCAGAAGGATCCACGGCTCGCGGACCATCTCTTGGAAGTTGTACCTCCGGATTTTCAGAACGTGCCGGCTGGGGAGTATCGGTTGCGCTTTGCATTGGTGACGACGACCTTCTCGAACCCCTTGCCGGTCATCGACGACGGGGTGTTGCTCACGTGTAGCCTTCCGCCGCAGGCTAGCGCTTCACCAGGCCCGCAGGTCATCTCCTACCAGAGGCTGCAGGTGGCGGACAACCAGTTGCCCGCGCGAGAGGTTCCTTCGCAGATCGTCTTGCAATTGGGTCAAATTGTGGCCGGAGCACGAAAAACAGCAACACCGACGCCCTCGCCCACGCCGACTGCGACTGGGCCCACCGCAACGCCAACGGGCACGCTGGCGACGGAGACGCCGACTCCTACGCAATCGCTTACCCCCGGCACGCCGATCCCGCGCACGCCGTGTCCCTCGCCACGCCCGGCGCCGGGAGGCCCCGCGGTGTACGCCGAGGATGTAGTGCTTGCCGCGAGTGGCCCCGTGACGGTGACGGTCAAGCTCGCCGCAGGTGACCGTCAGATTGTGGCCACACAGAACGACCTGGCGTTGACTGGTGGCATTCGCATCGACGCCGGTACCGGCGGCCGCCCCGACTGCACAGTGAATCCCGAGCTGAACAAGAACGGTTCCACCTTTGGGTTCCTGCCCCCTGGATGCAGCGGTGATGCGTGCACAGGAATCCGTGCGGTCGTTGTGTCGCTGGACAACGTGGATCCGATTCCCGATGGAGCGGTGTTGTACACATGCCGAGCGACGCTGACGGATGTGGAGGCGCGTGTCGATGTGACCGGTGTGGTGGGGAGCGACGCAAACGGGGATCCGGTTCCAGGAGTCGGTAGTCGCGACGGGTTTATATGTGTGGAGCCGCCGCCCACTCCCACACCGACGGTTACCAACACCGCGACGCCTCAGCCGCCGAGCCCGACGGCGACCGTGACCTCGCCGGCCGCGACGAGAACGGCCACGCCAACCGGAACGGGAACAATCGGTACGCCCACGTCCACGCGAACGCTGGGGAGCCCGACCGCGACGCGAACGGCGACGGGGCCTGCTCCCAGTGAGGGAGGCAACGGTTGTGATTGCAACGTGGCTGGCACTCCGGGTGCGGGTTGGTCGTCTGCGTGGCTCTTGCTGCCGGCTCTTTTCCTGAGGTGGCGGCGCCGGCGCTTGGGTGTAGCGTGA
- a CDS encoding nucleotide sugar dehydrogenase, whose product MSDLPWRSVWGEGVVAEVDKRPTVEELISRFERRQGLVGIIGLGYVGLPLAATFAEGGVAVLGFDIDRSKVEELRAGRSYIRHIESERLGKIVAHQGPRPSPGKFYPTADFALLRFCDAILICVPTPLSPNRDPDLSYVEKTGETIAEYLRPGQLVVLESTTYPGTTDEVLKTILERSGLRVGVDVHLAFSPEREDPNNPHFTTRTIPKLVGGVTEACTRVAAALYGAVLERVVPVSSARVAEAAKLLENIYRCVNIALVNELKVLFDRMGIDIWEVIDAAATKPFGFTPFYPGPGLGGHCIPIDPFYLSWKAREYELTTRFIELAGEINHAMPAFVIGKLADALNERQKSLKGARILVLGVAYKKDLDDTRESPALRLIDLLLRKGARVSYHDPYVPYLKRSRNYDFNMASVPLTRDELERADAVVVATDHSVFDYEFIVEASQLVIDTRNATRHVRNGREKVVRA is encoded by the coding sequence ATGTCCGACTTACCGTGGCGCTCGGTTTGGGGCGAGGGTGTGGTCGCAGAGGTGGACAAGCGACCGACAGTTGAGGAGTTGATCTCGCGGTTCGAGCGCCGGCAAGGCTTGGTCGGCATCATCGGCCTCGGCTACGTGGGGTTGCCGCTTGCTGCCACATTTGCTGAGGGCGGCGTGGCGGTTTTGGGCTTCGACATCGATCGGAGCAAAGTGGAGGAGCTGAGGGCAGGGAGAAGTTACATCCGGCACATCGAGAGCGAGCGGCTCGGGAAAATTGTTGCCCATCAGGGGCCGCGACCCTCGCCGGGGAAGTTTTACCCGACGGCCGACTTTGCGCTTCTCCGGTTTTGCGATGCGATCCTGATTTGCGTGCCGACGCCGCTGAGCCCGAACCGGGATCCCGACCTGTCTTACGTAGAGAAAACGGGGGAGACCATTGCGGAATACCTGCGCCCTGGGCAGCTGGTTGTGCTAGAGAGCACCACTTACCCAGGGACCACGGACGAGGTGTTGAAAACGATCCTGGAGCGATCCGGGTTGCGCGTCGGGGTCGACGTGCACCTGGCGTTCTCGCCAGAGCGGGAGGATCCAAATAACCCGCACTTCACGACCCGCACGATTCCAAAACTGGTTGGAGGCGTTACCGAGGCCTGCACGCGCGTGGCAGCGGCTTTATATGGGGCAGTGCTCGAGCGGGTGGTGCCGGTGTCATCAGCAAGGGTGGCGGAAGCGGCGAAGTTGCTGGAGAACATTTATCGGTGCGTGAACATTGCCTTGGTCAACGAGCTTAAGGTGCTGTTCGACCGCATGGGAATCGATATCTGGGAGGTCATCGATGCTGCGGCAACCAAACCCTTCGGGTTCACCCCCTTTTACCCTGGGCCGGGTTTGGGCGGGCACTGTATCCCCATCGATCCATTTTATTTGAGTTGGAAAGCGCGGGAGTACGAGTTGACCACGCGCTTCATCGAGCTCGCTGGTGAGATCAACCACGCCATGCCGGCTTTCGTCATCGGGAAGCTGGCCGATGCGTTGAACGAGCGGCAAAAGAGCCTAAAGGGCGCGCGCATCCTCGTGCTCGGTGTGGCGTATAAAAAGGATCTCGACGACACCCGCGAGTCGCCAGCGTTGAGACTGATCGATCTCTTGCTCCGCAAAGGAGCGCGGGTGAGTTACCACGATCCCTACGTTCCGTACTTGAAGCGGTCGCGAAATTATGATTTTAACATGGCGTCAGTTCCATTGACTCGGGATGAGCTGGAGCGTGCGGATGCGGTGGTGGTGGCGACGGACCATTCGGTGTTCGACTATGAGTTCATCGTCGAGGCAAGTCAGCTTGTCATCGATACGCGCAATGCGACTCGCCATGTGCGCAACGGCCGGGAGAAAGTCGTGCGTGCTTGA
- the speA gene encoding biosynthetic arginine decarboxylase encodes MNLRVRDNGTVIRGWTVRDSIELYNVSAWGAGFFTVNAKGHVEVRPQGEQGPAVDLLELVEDLQRRGVRTPMLIRFSDILAARVRGLCAAFERAMLEYGYQGQYRGVYPIKVNQQRHVVEEIVQYGAPMKVGLEAGSKPELLIALAILDTPEALIVCNGYKDRSYIETALLAQRLGRTPIIVVDRAHEVDLILRVAGELNIRPHIGVRAKLSTRGAGKWVDSTGDRSKFGLTAVEIVEAVEKLRAEGMLDCLELLHFHIGSQITAIRAHKDALKEASMIFVGLHEMGARPRFLDVGGGLGVDYDGSQTNFHSSMNYTVQEYANDVVATIQEACDAKGLPHPDIVTESGRAMTAHHSVLIFDVLGVHEMISGRPPEPVSESDPRVLQNLAEVYATISQKNVLEAYHDILQLKEEATNLFTLGFLDLRERARVERLFWDCCEKILRIVRDLPYVPEELEPLEKGLADTYYGNFSVFQSAPDHWAVKQLFPVMPIHRLDEKPTRRGIFADLTCDSDGKIDRFIDPRDVRDVLELHPWNGEPYYIGVFLVGAYQEILGDLHNLFGDTDAVHVRLGADGRYEVEHVVEGDAVTDVLRYVEYDKGALVERVRRTIEDAMRAGQISLEESARLRRHYEQGLQAYTYLTRE; translated from the coding sequence ATGAATCTACGGGTGCGGGACAACGGGACGGTGATTCGTGGCTGGACCGTGCGGGACAGCATCGAGCTCTACAATGTATCGGCGTGGGGTGCGGGCTTTTTTACGGTGAATGCCAAAGGCCATGTTGAGGTTCGCCCTCAGGGAGAACAAGGGCCGGCGGTGGATTTGCTGGAGTTGGTCGAGGACCTCCAGCGGCGGGGCGTCCGTACCCCGATGCTCATCCGGTTTTCGGACATCTTGGCGGCGCGTGTGCGGGGGCTGTGCGCTGCGTTCGAGCGCGCGATGCTGGAATATGGCTACCAAGGACAGTACCGCGGCGTTTACCCCATCAAGGTGAACCAACAGCGCCACGTCGTAGAGGAGATCGTCCAGTACGGGGCTCCGATGAAAGTTGGGTTGGAAGCCGGGAGCAAGCCTGAGCTGCTCATTGCCTTGGCGATTTTGGACACGCCCGAAGCCTTGATCGTGTGTAACGGTTACAAGGACCGGAGTTACATCGAAACGGCGCTCTTGGCGCAACGGCTTGGGCGAACACCGATTATCGTCGTTGATCGGGCGCACGAGGTCGACCTCATCTTACGAGTGGCTGGTGAGCTGAACATTCGGCCGCACATTGGGGTGCGGGCCAAGCTCAGCACCCGGGGAGCCGGAAAGTGGGTGGACTCCACTGGGGATCGGTCGAAATTCGGGCTGACCGCGGTGGAGATCGTGGAGGCTGTGGAGAAGCTGCGTGCGGAGGGGATGCTCGACTGCCTGGAGTTGTTGCACTTCCACATCGGGTCGCAGATCACGGCGATCCGGGCACATAAGGACGCGCTCAAAGAGGCCTCCATGATCTTTGTCGGGCTCCATGAGATGGGTGCCCGTCCGCGCTTCCTCGATGTTGGCGGAGGGCTTGGGGTGGATTACGACGGCTCGCAAACGAATTTCCACTCCTCGATGAACTACACAGTGCAGGAGTACGCGAACGACGTGGTGGCAACCATCCAAGAAGCCTGTGATGCCAAGGGTCTCCCGCACCCCGATATCGTCACGGAGTCCGGCCGAGCGATGACCGCCCACCACTCGGTGTTGATCTTCGACGTGCTCGGCGTGCATGAAATGATCTCGGGGCGGCCACCGGAGCCGGTGTCTGAGAGCGATCCGCGGGTGCTGCAAAACCTTGCTGAGGTTTACGCGACGATCTCACAAAAGAACGTCCTCGAAGCATATCACGACATCCTGCAGTTAAAGGAGGAAGCCACGAATCTTTTCACGCTTGGATTCCTCGATCTTAGGGAACGGGCCCGGGTCGAGCGGCTCTTTTGGGACTGTTGCGAGAAGATCCTACGGATCGTCCGCGATCTCCCGTACGTGCCGGAGGAGTTGGAGCCGTTGGAGAAAGGCCTGGCAGATACGTACTACGGAAATTTTTCCGTCTTCCAGTCCGCGCCGGACCACTGGGCGGTCAAGCAACTATTTCCGGTGATGCCGATTCACCGCCTAGACGAAAAGCCCACGCGCCGGGGGATTTTCGCCGATCTGACCTGCGATAGCGACGGGAAAATTGATCGCTTCATCGACCCGCGGGACGTTCGTGACGTCCTCGAATTGCATCCGTGGAATGGCGAGCCGTATTACATTGGCGTGTTTCTGGTCGGGGCCTATCAGGAAATCCTCGGTGACTTACACAATTTGTTCGGGGATACTGACGCGGTGCACGTGCGCCTCGGGGCTGACGGTCGCTACGAAGTGGAACACGTGGTCGAAGGCGACGCAGTTACGGACGTTCTTCGCTACGTTGAGTACGACAAGGGTGCACTGGTTGAACGGGTGCGCCGTACCATTGAGGACGCGATGCGTGCAGGCCAGATCAGCTTGGAGGAGTCTGCCCGTTTGCGGCGCCACTACGAGCAGGGGCTGCAGGCATATACCTACCTCACCCGCGAGTAG